Part of the Candidatus Thermoplasmatota archaeon genome is shown below.
CCCGCGCTCGACGTCGCGAACCGGACCGTCCGCGACGTGCCGCCCTTCGCCCATCGTCCCATGCTCGCCGTCGAGTTCGCGGGCGAGGGCGTCGCGGCGACGGGCTCGCATGCCTTCCTCATGCGCGCGGGCGAATACGTCGTCCGGGCGGTGTCGGACGAGAACGCGACGTGGATTCACGTCGGGTGGCTCTGGGAGGGCCCGGACTGCCGGGTCTCGGTCGTCCGCGGCGCCGCGAAGCCCACGAACACGACGCGCGAGGAGTTCGTCCGCCTTGCGACGAACGAGACCGCGGTCGTCGAGATCGTGCCCCCCGCAAGCGACGCCCGGTGCCCCCGCGTCGCGTTCCGCGCGACCGACCGGGGCGTGTGGACGTGGGCCTCGGAGCCGCGGTAGCCTTTTCAGCCCCACGCGCCATCGCCGCGCGATGGCCCCTTTCGCCCCCGGCGACCGCGTCGTCCTCCTCGACCCCGCAACGGGCGAGCGCCTGCTCGTGGTCGTGGGCGGCGGCGTCGAGCGCGTGAAGGGGCTCGGCACCGTCGACCTCGCGCGACTCGTGGGCGTCGAGCCCGGCGCGCGGTTCGAATACCCGGGTCGGGCGTTCATCGCCGTCGCCCCGACCGTGCGGGATCTCCTCGAGACCGTCGCGCGGAAGGCGCAGGTCGTGACGCCGAAGGACGCGGCGCGCATCGTCTTTGAGGCCGACCTCCGAGCGGGCGCCCGTGTCGTCGAGGCGGGCGTCGGGAGCGCGAGCCTCACGCTCGCCCTCGCGCGCGCCGTCGCCCCGACCGGCCGCGTGACGACCTACGAGATCCGCGAGGACTTCGCCGAATGGGGCCGCGCGAACCTCGCTCGCGCCGGGCTCGCGGACGTCGCGGAGGTGAAGGTGGGCGACGTCGCGAAGGACGTCGTCGAGCGCGACCTCGATGCATTCGTCCTCGACGTGCCCGAACCCTGGCTCGCCGTTTCGGCCGCGTGGAACGCGCTCAAGGGCGGCGGCGTCCTCGTCACCTACAGCCCCCTCGTGAGCCAGGTCGAGGCGACGCATCGCGCGCTCGCGGACCATCCGTTCACGGTCGTCCGGGCGTTCGAGACGATGGAGCGCGAATGGGTCGTCGGAGAGCGCGGCGCGCGACCGAGCTTCGAGATGCTCGGCCACACGGGTTTCGTGACGGTCGCCCGCAAGCGCCTTCAGTGAACGAGGCGGATCCCGATGTCGGACCCCAGGCGCTCCCCGTAGGCGAGCTGGATCGCGAAGTACCCCATCGTTTCCAGCCACCGCGCGTTCACGAGCGGCCCGCAGTCCACGGCGTCGAAGCCGAGGTCGGTCGCGAGATCGCGCACGACGGCCTTGGCCGCCTCATCGTCGCCCGCGACGAACGCGGTGAGGCGTTCGCCATGGGCCCGCGCGGTCTCCATGTGGTGCGCGAGCACGGTGTTGAGCGTCTTCACCACGCGCGCGTTCGGGACGCGCGCCTGGACCTCCTCGGCCCCCGATCCGCGCGCGGGCTCCAGGGCAAGATCGTAGTCGGGCGGAGCGACCGCGTTCGTGACGTCCACGAGCACCTTGCCGGCGAGCGCCTCGTCGCCCGCCTCCCGGAGCGCGTCGAAACGGCTCTCGAACGGGACCGCGAGGATCACGACGTCCGCGGCAAGCGCGATCTCGCGCACCCGCGCGGGCTCGCGGCCCGCCGAGGCGGCCTCGTACCCCGCCCGGGCGAGTCCCCGCGCAAGGGCGCTCCCGGCGTCGCCTCGGCCGATGATCGCGACCTTGGGCTTCATGGGGGGACGTTCGCGCGGCGCGGCGTTTCAAGCTTCCCGTCGCCCGGCCGGAAGACCCGCTCCACTCGATGGCTTGATCCGTCGCGGACGGGATACGGCGCGCGACCATGGCCCCGAAGAAGTCGACCCGCGCCGCGCCCGAGCGCCGCGCGAGGGCGATCGTCCCCGACACGAGCGTGCTCGTCGACGGCCGCATCACGCTGCGCATCCAGCGCGGGGAGCTCAAGGACGCGCGCCTGCTCATTCCGATGGCGGTCGTCGCGGAGCTCGAGTACCAGGCGAACGCGGGACGGGAATCCGGCTTCAACGGTCTCGACGAGATCGTGAAGATCCAGGAGCTGCGCGACACCGCGAACCTCGACGTCGCGTTCGTCGGGGAGCGTCCGACGCCCGAGGACATCGAGCTCGCGAAAAGCGGCGAGATCGACGCGATGATCCGCGAGATCGCCGAGGACGAGGGCGCGAAGCTCCTCACGAGCGACCGCGTCCTCGCGCACGTCGCGCGCGCGATGGCGATCGACGTCGAGTACGTGCGTCCCATCACGGAACCCGACGAGCAGGAGAAGGACCTCTCCTCGCTCGACATCATGAAGTATTTCGACGCGTCGACGATGAGCGTCCACCTGAAGTACGGCGTGAAGCCGCTCGCGAAGAAGGGCAAGCCCGGCG
Proteins encoded:
- a CDS encoding tRNA (adenine-N1)-methyltransferase, with amino-acid sequence MAPFAPGDRVVLLDPATGERLLVVVGGGVERVKGLGTVDLARLVGVEPGARFEYPGRAFIAVAPTVRDLLETVARKAQVVTPKDAARIVFEADLRAGARVVEAGVGSASLTLALARAVAPTGRVTTYEIREDFAEWGRANLARAGLADVAEVKVGDVAKDVVERDLDAFVLDVPEPWLAVSAAWNALKGGGVLVTYSPLVSQVEATHRALADHPFTVVRAFETMEREWVVGERGARPSFEMLGHTGFVTVARKRLQ
- a CDS encoding NAD(P)-binding domain-containing protein produces the protein MKPKVAIIGRGDAGSALARGLARAGYEAASAGREPARVREIALAADVVILAVPFESRFDALREAGDEALAGKVLVDVTNAVAPPDYDLALEPARGSGAEEVQARVPNARVVKTLNTVLAHHMETARAHGERLTAFVAGDDEAAKAVVRDLATDLGFDAVDCGPLVNARWLETMGYFAIQLAYGERLGSDIGIRLVH